From a region of the Leptospira kmetyi serovar Malaysia str. Bejo-Iso9 genome:
- a CDS encoding Spy/CpxP family protein refolding chaperone, whose protein sequence is MNLLNSFVRITVAGCVLAPAGIFSQELMGLRSGADSSNPPPVRQLAPIRQLRSFGLVFGNVDVVRERFSLSEKQLDEISKINEKHKQEHFRWLQKISPIEIELEGLLMEPNVDLTKIRRLLVEIGKYTAEIRINQISHRLAIEKILTQDQKSKIKEPSAPPEPGFPVNLFSPERIILPIQGILH, encoded by the coding sequence ATGAATCTCCTGAATTCATTTGTCAGAATTACTGTCGCCGGTTGCGTCTTAGCTCCGGCGGGAATTTTTTCCCAGGAATTGATGGGGCTTCGTTCCGGTGCGGATTCAAGCAACCCTCCGCCGGTTCGACAGCTGGCACCCATCCGCCAACTTAGAAGTTTCGGTCTCGTTTTCGGAAACGTGGACGTGGTCCGCGAACGTTTTTCCCTTTCCGAAAAACAATTGGATGAAATTTCCAAGATCAACGAGAAACATAAACAGGAACATTTTAGATGGCTTCAAAAAATTTCTCCGATCGAGATCGAACTCGAAGGACTTTTGATGGAGCCTAACGTTGATTTAACGAAGATCCGCAGACTTTTGGTCGAGATCGGAAAATATACGGCCGAAATTCGGATCAATCAAATCTCTCATCGTCTTGCTATCGAAAAAATACTGACCCAGGATCAAAAATCCAAAATCAAAGAACCTTCCGCTCCCCCGGAGCCCGGATTCCCCGTGAATCTTTTTTCTCCGGAGAGAATTATCCTTCCTATACAAGGAATCTTACACTGA
- a CDS encoding GDP-mannose 4,6-dehydratase gives MKCLITGAAGFVGGYLLKELKESYSEFLGVGVVPGPNVEEDSELPRSYRSSVCDIRNLERVRKIIHEFAPDTVFHLAAQPFVPRAVEDPGETLEINVHGTLNILESLRSLQKKVRFVYISSSDVYGNVSESSLPVQESVVPAPLNPYSSSKSCAEIYCLQYHRWIPELEVVIARPFNHTGPKQNPNFVIPNFCSQVLEALKKSESERRIQVGDLSSTRDFLDVRDVVRAYRILSEKGKPGEIYNICSGKEVVIREVLDRIISVSGQTIPVEVDPSRFRPAEMKRLFGDSGKLRQLGWEPRFGLTDTVRDVYEWISTLS, from the coding sequence ATGAAGTGTTTGATAACGGGAGCGGCGGGATTCGTAGGCGGTTACCTTCTGAAGGAACTGAAAGAATCTTATTCCGAATTTTTAGGAGTCGGGGTCGTGCCGGGACCGAATGTGGAAGAAGATTCCGAACTTCCGAGATCGTATCGTTCTTCCGTATGCGACATACGCAATTTAGAACGGGTCCGTAAAATCATTCACGAATTTGCGCCGGACACGGTTTTCCATCTTGCCGCGCAACCTTTCGTTCCCAGAGCCGTGGAAGATCCGGGTGAAACCTTGGAAATCAACGTGCACGGAACGTTGAATATATTAGAATCTTTGCGTTCCTTGCAAAAGAAGGTTCGATTCGTTTATATCTCCTCTTCGGATGTTTACGGTAACGTTTCCGAGTCTTCTCTTCCCGTTCAAGAGTCGGTCGTTCCGGCTCCGTTAAATCCGTATTCTTCCTCGAAGTCCTGCGCGGAAATTTATTGCCTCCAATATCATCGATGGATTCCCGAACTCGAAGTCGTGATCGCGAGACCTTTCAATCACACCGGTCCGAAACAAAATCCTAATTTCGTAATTCCTAATTTTTGTTCTCAGGTTTTGGAAGCTCTGAAAAAATCCGAATCCGAAAGAAGAATTCAAGTCGGCGATCTTTCTTCTACGAGGGATTTTTTGGACGTGAGAGACGTTGTGCGCGCTTATAGAATTCTTTCCGAAAAAGGAAAACCCGGAGAAATCTATAATATCTGTTCCGGTAAAGAAGTTGTGATTCGAGAAGTGTTGGATCGTATCATTTCCGTTTCGGGGCAAACGATTCCGGTCGAAGTGGATCCTTCTCGGTTTCGTCCGGCCGAGATGAAACGTCTTTTCGGAGATAGCGGAAAACTCCGTCAACTGGGTTGGGAGCCTCGGTTCGGTTTAACGGATACGGTTCGCGACGTTTACGAGTGGATTTCGACTTTGTCGTAA
- the ligA gene encoding NAD-dependent DNA ligase LigA, whose product MPKKKDDPKKTLSEKEAKKTISKLSDEIRHHQYLYYVKNQAKISDYDFDQLFRKLQDLEEEFPQFKDPASPTLVVGSDLDKDFEKFQHKLPVLSLINTYNDDELLDWVNKTDPDGLYSVEWKIDGASIVLYYENGILQNGVTRGSGGIGDDVTDNIRTIRNIPLRLPEPITVYLRGEVFMTFKDFEEFNELSSGKYANPRNLSAGSIKQKNSTDTAKRPLRIFTYDATFPDVAKKFKTHQEILNKLEKLTFPVPPDTVFATGAKIAKTIQDFKKKKDKLGFPTDGLVIKLNDVSKRDALGYTSHSPRWARAYKFDAVMKESKIVDITYAVGRTGKITPRAEIEPVSLAGTTVTFATLHNQDYINELGVGIGAIVRVAKRGEIIPAVEEVVTPGKDVFQIPDRCPSCKTKTIKKENLVDLFCPNPDCPDRVKNGIIFYCQRKQMDIEGLGDKQIEFLYDHGYIKSVADLYDLKDKKDKLMEEEGFGEKSVAIILAGIEQSKQKDFRFVLPSLGLSELGHKVTELLIEHGIDSMDEILSISKDKKRIDSLLEIPGIGPSTVQAFQENFSDKRILKLIDRLKKAGLKMKADAVKVADQQPFAGQSWCVTGSFENFQPRDKAMDLIVYYGGRKVSAVSSKTTHLLAGPGAGSKLEKANELGISVYDEKQFLDLLKSFKIDFKNPI is encoded by the coding sequence ATGCCAAAGAAGAAAGACGATCCTAAAAAAACTCTTTCGGAGAAAGAGGCTAAGAAAACAATCTCCAAACTCTCCGACGAAATCCGTCATCACCAGTATTTATATTACGTTAAAAATCAGGCCAAAATTTCCGATTACGACTTCGATCAGTTGTTTCGCAAACTCCAGGATTTAGAGGAAGAATTTCCGCAGTTCAAGGATCCCGCAAGTCCCACGTTAGTCGTCGGTTCGGACTTGGATAAGGACTTCGAAAAATTCCAACACAAACTTCCCGTCTTGTCGCTGATCAACACATACAACGACGACGAACTTTTGGATTGGGTCAATAAAACCGATCCGGACGGACTTTATTCCGTGGAATGGAAAATCGACGGAGCCTCCATCGTATTGTATTATGAAAATGGAATTCTCCAAAACGGAGTCACGCGCGGCTCCGGAGGAATCGGAGACGACGTAACCGATAATATACGCACGATTCGTAATATTCCTTTGCGATTGCCGGAACCGATTACGGTTTATCTTCGAGGCGAGGTTTTTATGACCTTTAAGGATTTCGAAGAATTCAACGAACTTTCTTCGGGAAAATACGCGAATCCACGAAACCTTTCTGCGGGATCGATCAAACAAAAAAATTCCACGGATACCGCAAAACGTCCTCTGAGAATTTTTACATACGATGCGACGTTTCCCGATGTCGCTAAAAAGTTCAAAACACATCAGGAAATTCTAAACAAACTCGAAAAACTTACCTTTCCCGTTCCGCCTGACACGGTTTTTGCGACCGGCGCTAAGATCGCAAAGACGATCCAGGATTTTAAAAAGAAAAAAGACAAACTCGGATTTCCAACGGACGGACTTGTGATCAAACTCAACGACGTTTCCAAACGGGACGCGCTTGGTTATACATCTCATTCTCCGCGATGGGCGAGGGCGTATAAGTTCGACGCGGTGATGAAGGAAAGTAAGATCGTGGACATCACATACGCGGTCGGTCGTACGGGAAAGATCACACCGAGGGCGGAGATCGAACCGGTCAGTCTTGCGGGAACCACCGTAACGTTTGCGACTCTTCACAATCAGGATTATATAAACGAACTCGGAGTCGGGATCGGAGCGATCGTTCGCGTCGCGAAACGCGGAGAAATCATTCCAGCCGTCGAAGAGGTAGTTACTCCCGGAAAAGATGTGTTTCAAATTCCGGATCGTTGCCCATCGTGTAAGACGAAGACGATCAAAAAAGAAAATCTCGTCGATCTATTCTGTCCGAACCCGGATTGTCCCGATCGTGTGAAGAACGGAATCATCTTTTATTGTCAAAGAAAGCAGATGGACATCGAAGGACTCGGAGATAAACAAATCGAATTCTTATACGATCACGGTTATATAAAATCCGTAGCCGATCTTTACGACCTCAAAGATAAAAAAGATAAATTGATGGAAGAGGAAGGATTCGGAGAAAAAAGCGTAGCGATCATTCTCGCTGGAATCGAACAATCCAAACAAAAGGATTTTCGTTTTGTCCTTCCTTCGCTCGGACTTTCCGAACTCGGTCACAAAGTTACGGAATTGTTGATCGAACACGGAATCGATTCGATGGACGAGATTCTTTCCATCTCCAAAGACAAAAAAAGAATCGATTCTCTATTGGAAATTCCCGGCATCGGACCTTCCACGGTTCAGGCGTTTCAGGAGAATTTTTCCGATAAAAGAATTTTAAAACTCATCGATCGTCTCAAAAAAGCCGGACTCAAGATGAAAGCCGACGCGGTAAAGGTCGCGGATCAACAACCTTTCGCGGGACAATCCTGGTGTGTTACCGGTTCGTTTGAAAACTTTCAGCCCAGGGACAAGGCTATGGATCTGATCGTTTATTACGGCGGCAGAAAGGTGAGCGCGGTAAGTTCCAAAACGACTCATTTGTTGGCCGGGCCGGGCGCCGGATCTAAATTAGAAAAAGCGAATGAACTTGGAATCTCCGTTTACGACGAAAAACAATTCTTAGATTTGCTAAAGTCTTTCAAAATCGACTTTAAGAATCCGATTTAG
- a CDS encoding peptidoglycan DD-metalloendopeptidase family protein produces MEKEIRKRLDQVKEKGHQRLTVLLIPHGFDKSFHFQISVFTIVFLFGLLVSILGIAVFGIVKYNNTRKQINALAQVYGKYFDEYIEYSEQLEGVQDDFLALTENLEEIYSLIDGQSDEMLKLPDESDIETIALAELKTEEAADKDLMLGRSYLSEIYGYRTARVYMDKHRPLMDSVYDFLNLRYDVMDAIPFGEPLYSYNLTSYFGTRRSPTTGYMEYHDGIDLANVPGTPIYATGNGRIHRVIYSNRGYGNHIVIQHANGYFSLFGHCTKIFVRDGQQIRKGNLIATVGSTGNVTGPHLHYEVWIGESNRTDPMDYLKVPVY; encoded by the coding sequence ATGGAAAAAGAAATCCGCAAACGTTTAGATCAAGTAAAGGAGAAGGGTCACCAACGACTGACCGTCCTTCTCATTCCCCACGGTTTTGATAAATCCTTTCATTTTCAAATTTCGGTTTTTACGATCGTATTCTTATTCGGTCTTTTGGTTTCCATTTTGGGAATCGCGGTCTTCGGGATCGTAAAATACAACAATACTAGAAAACAAATCAACGCGCTCGCTCAAGTTTACGGAAAATACTTCGATGAATACATCGAATACTCCGAACAACTCGAAGGAGTTCAGGACGATTTTCTCGCGCTTACGGAGAATTTAGAGGAGATCTATTCTCTCATCGACGGTCAAAGCGACGAGATGTTGAAACTTCCGGACGAATCCGATATCGAAACAATCGCGCTTGCGGAATTAAAAACGGAAGAAGCGGCCGACAAGGATCTGATGTTGGGAAGAAGTTATCTTTCCGAAATTTACGGTTATCGTACGGCCCGCGTTTATATGGACAAACATCGTCCGTTGATGGATAGCGTTTACGATTTTCTAAATCTCAGATACGACGTGATGGATGCGATTCCGTTCGGAGAACCATTGTATTCTTACAATCTCACTTCCTACTTCGGAACGAGACGTTCGCCTACGACCGGTTATATGGAATACCACGACGGGATCGATCTTGCGAACGTTCCCGGAACTCCGATCTATGCGACCGGTAACGGAAGAATTCATCGTGTGATCTACTCGAACCGCGGTTATGGAAATCATATCGTGATCCAACACGCCAACGGTTACTTTTCCCTTTTCGGTCACTGTACGAAAATTTTCGTAAGAGACGGACAACAGATTCGAAAAGGAAATCTGATCGCGACCGTAGGTTCCACCGGAAACGTAACCGGCCCGCACTTGCACTATGAAGTATGGATCGGAGAATCCAACCGCACGGATCCGATGGACTATCTCAAAGTCCCCGTTTATTGA
- a CDS encoding AMP-dependent synthetase/ligase: MEAEFKYLYDFLERSAKRFPDKETFCKRTESGIQGRTFSRLKEQVDEMTAGLIAEGITKEDKILYLCDSSVNWFLADLAIISSGAVCVPRGTDVVDDDILYIVNHSESRYAVVQKEKDKQRLLTLASKIPSIKTIFVLEDDSGELKSGPESVSSLIQSGREYLKKNPNAIRTRLNEKSPDELATLIYTSGTTGAPKGVMLNQSGWISAVEKVIRFVGLTSKDSGVSLLPPWHAFERAIEYCTVALGVTFLISNITSLRDDLKEFRPTLFPSVPRIWESLYNGIMTKVSKESALKRNLFHFFLKVGMIWSHNKSILFGYDFQLEKPFFLSQLFKRTIALIKLVLLFPLKLGAIGIFQSVHKALGGRLRVSVSAGSALPSVVDKFLSAIGLIVLEGYGMTETSAVTSIRDPHRPSSGTVGIPVDGYEYRLKDERGGFVLNGHSQKGTLWLKSKQILMGYYKRPELNEVVFDKEGFFDTGDIMRINYRGELSFAGRAKDTIVLAGGENVEPVPIEDQLLNSPYINQVMVTGHESKHLVVLIVPDFDRMKNEIEGLPEDPKLWNQNPKIREIFKNEISSRVSRKGGFKAFELIPQNAFYIVPRPFDPDREMTRTLKIKRNEILENFNKEVTELIK; the protein is encoded by the coding sequence TTGGAAGCCGAGTTTAAGTATTTATACGACTTTTTAGAAAGATCCGCGAAACGATTTCCCGATAAGGAAACTTTTTGCAAACGAACCGAAAGCGGAATTCAAGGAAGAACCTTCTCCCGATTGAAAGAACAAGTCGACGAGATGACCGCGGGTTTGATCGCGGAAGGAATCACGAAGGAAGATAAGATTCTTTATCTGTGCGATTCGAGCGTGAATTGGTTCTTAGCCGATTTGGCGATCATCAGTTCCGGTGCGGTTTGTGTTCCAAGAGGTACAGACGTGGTCGACGACGATATTCTGTATATCGTAAATCATTCCGAAAGCAGATATGCGGTGGTTCAAAAAGAAAAAGATAAACAAAGACTCCTTACACTCGCGTCTAAAATTCCCAGTATCAAAACGATCTTCGTTTTAGAGGACGATTCGGGAGAATTAAAATCGGGTCCGGAAAGTGTTTCGAGTTTGATTCAATCCGGAAGAGAATATCTCAAAAAAAATCCGAACGCGATTCGTACTCGTTTAAACGAAAAATCTCCGGACGAACTTGCGACTTTGATTTATACGTCCGGAACGACCGGGGCTCCGAAGGGAGTGATGCTCAATCAATCCGGTTGGATCTCCGCTGTGGAAAAGGTGATTCGTTTCGTGGGATTGACTTCGAAAGATTCTGGCGTTAGTCTGCTTCCTCCTTGGCACGCGTTCGAACGCGCTATCGAATACTGCACCGTCGCACTGGGAGTTACATTCTTAATTTCTAATATTACGTCTTTAAGAGACGATTTGAAGGAGTTTCGTCCGACTCTGTTTCCTTCCGTCCCGAGAATCTGGGAATCTCTGTACAACGGAATTATGACGAAAGTTTCCAAAGAATCCGCGTTAAAACGAAATCTCTTTCATTTCTTTTTAAAAGTAGGAATGATCTGGTCGCATAACAAATCGATTCTTTTCGGTTACGACTTTCAATTGGAAAAACCTTTTTTTCTCTCTCAGCTTTTCAAAAGAACGATCGCATTGATCAAACTCGTTTTGTTGTTCCCTTTGAAGTTGGGCGCGATCGGAATTTTTCAATCCGTTCACAAAGCGCTCGGAGGAAGGCTCAGAGTTTCGGTTTCTGCGGGGAGCGCGCTTCCGAGTGTCGTCGATAAATTCTTATCCGCAATCGGTTTGATCGTGTTGGAAGGTTACGGAATGACGGAAACTTCCGCGGTGACTTCGATTCGAGATCCGCATCGACCTTCTTCCGGAACCGTGGGAATTCCAGTGGACGGATACGAATATCGTTTAAAGGACGAAAGAGGAGGTTTCGTTTTAAACGGACATTCTCAAAAGGGAACTCTTTGGTTGAAGTCGAAACAAATTTTGATGGGTTATTACAAACGCCCCGAACTCAACGAGGTCGTTTTCGATAAGGAAGGTTTTTTCGACACGGGCGATATCATGCGTATCAATTATAGGGGAGAACTTTCCTTTGCGGGCAGAGCGAAAGACACGATCGTACTCGCCGGTGGAGAAAACGTGGAACCGGTTCCGATCGAGGATCAGTTGTTAAATTCTCCCTATATCAATCAGGTGATGGTTACGGGACATGAAAGCAAACATCTTGTGGTTTTAATTGTTCCGGATTTTGATAGAATGAAAAACGAAATCGAAGGTCTTCCCGAAGATCCGAAACTCTGGAATCAAAACCCGAAGATCCGCGAGATTTTTAAAAACGAAATCTCTTCGCGCGTTTCCCGCAAAGGAGGATTTAAGGCGTTCGAGTTGATCCCTCAAAACGCGTTTTATATCGTTCCTCGTCCTTTCGATCCGGACCGTGAAATGACGCGAACCTTAAAGATAAAACGAAACGAAATATTAGAGAATTTTAATAAAGAAGTAACGGAGTTAATCAAGTAA
- a CDS encoding acyl-CoA dehydrogenase family protein: MLFLNPYLESEDKDFYNTVKDFAKEKALPSVEQRDEDCTWDDELWKEMGSMGLLGIPLPEQYGGQGGSCFQCCLAQEAFNSGSLDSGFGLSWGAHMIIGTLPILFQGTEAQKNKYLPKLASGEWIAGLGLTEPDSGSDAAGMRTYAEKTEGGFILNGSKMFITNGPIGQIFIIMARTTKSRGPMGVSAFIVESHRKGFRVSKVLKKLGHNTSTTAELSFEDMFIPDENLLGPLNSGFLRIGKATLEWERTVLLAALMGGMENAVESCIQYAWQRHQFGKPILSFFAMKEKIARVWAYLCASRRTLYFVARKKDNEPDVSLPMESSILKLFASEVSEEIASDAVQIHGGMGYMREVHVSRLFRDVKLGTIGGGTSEVQRSIISASYGGYDKFRNIIESAASDEIRNVTEQKIKGTAIGDLVRCLDSLVRSVGENPERKKRQALEFGFADLLTTTTILKLSVWDLMTDSNHYKTSDKERDLNILAYYLTARYIRGIAYLKELDENGVNELLRAFGNLNAPEKEIESCIEFLKEGILGNAVSV, from the coding sequence ATGTTGTTTTTAAACCCATATTTGGAAAGCGAAGACAAGGATTTTTACAATACGGTCAAGGATTTCGCCAAAGAAAAGGCGCTTCCTTCCGTGGAACAAAGGGACGAGGACTGCACCTGGGACGACGAACTCTGGAAAGAAATGGGTTCCATGGGACTTTTAGGAATCCCGCTTCCCGAACAATACGGAGGACAAGGCGGTTCTTGTTTTCAATGTTGTCTCGCGCAAGAGGCGTTTAACTCCGGTTCGTTGGACTCGGGTTTCGGACTTTCTTGGGGCGCGCACATGATCATCGGAACTCTTCCGATTTTGTTTCAAGGAACCGAAGCTCAAAAAAATAAATATTTGCCTAAGCTCGCTTCAGGAGAATGGATCGCCGGTCTCGGTTTGACCGAACCCGATTCCGGTTCCGACGCGGCCGGTATGAGAACCTACGCTGAAAAAACCGAAGGCGGTTTTATTCTCAACGGAAGTAAGATGTTTATCACGAATGGACCGATCGGCCAGATTTTTATCATCATGGCTCGCACTACGAAGTCCCGCGGACCTATGGGTGTTTCCGCGTTTATCGTAGAATCTCATCGCAAAGGTTTTCGTGTTTCCAAGGTTTTAAAAAAGTTAGGACACAACACATCGACAACCGCGGAACTTTCGTTCGAGGATATGTTTATACCCGATGAAAATCTTTTAGGACCTTTGAACTCGGGCTTCTTAAGAATCGGTAAAGCGACCTTGGAGTGGGAAAGAACCGTGTTGCTCGCGGCCTTGATGGGAGGAATGGAGAACGCGGTCGAAAGTTGTATTCAATATGCGTGGCAAAGACACCAGTTCGGAAAACCCATTCTTTCCTTTTTTGCGATGAAGGAAAAAATCGCAAGAGTTTGGGCTTATCTTTGCGCTTCGAGAAGAACATTATACTTCGTTGCCCGTAAAAAAGACAACGAACCCGACGTGAGTCTTCCTATGGAAAGCTCTATCTTAAAACTTTTCGCATCCGAAGTAAGCGAAGAGATCGCGTCCGACGCCGTTCAAATTCACGGAGGAATGGGTTACATGAGAGAGGTTCATGTAAGTCGTTTATTCAGAGACGTTAAGTTGGGAACGATCGGAGGAGGAACTTCGGAAGTTCAAAGAAGTATCATCTCCGCGAGTTACGGCGGATACGATAAGTTTAGAAACATCATCGAAAGCGCCGCTTCGGATGAAATTCGAAACGTAACCGAACAAAAAATCAAAGGAACCGCGATCGGAGATTTGGTTCGTTGTTTGGATTCCTTGGTTCGATCGGTGGGAGAAAATCCGGAACGGAAAAAAAGACAAGCCCTTGAATTCGGTTTTGCGGATCTTTTGACGACGACCACGATTTTAAAATTGAGCGTTTGGGACTTGATGACGGACAGCAATCACTATAAAACCTCCGATAAGGAAAGAGATCTCAACATTCTCGCGTATTATCTCACGGCTCGTTATATTAGAGGAATCGCATATCTCAAAGAGTTGGATGAGAATGGCGTAAACGAACTTCTTCGTGCGTTCGGAAATTTAAACGCGCCGGAAAAAGAAATAGAAAGTTGTATAGAATTCCTGAAAGAAGGAATCTTAGGCAACGCGGTGTCGGTTTAA
- a CDS encoding cytochrome P450, which translates to MFTLNSSRSPKKDVPKIKTPPGSYGFFALRHLPRMRRDIIGFFEDMKKKHGDVVLFGIRRTRIYMIQSPEDVRHVLQENSSNYHKSVFYRELKRVLGKGLLTSEGDFWKKQRRLIQPAFHRQRISEFTHIMADETRNLFEEWDSKEKNKTLRVDLSEEMMKLTFAIVGKTLFRSDVKEYSEIIAKNVETAMEELTKRLTMVFPPPVHWPLPGNRRLLKSIDAMNEVIYELIDQRRKNSSNDLISMLLEIQDEETGEKMSLEQVRDEAITLLLAGHETTANALTWAFHLLSNHPEIYSKLKEEAKRVLGERIPTLEDVGSLTYSRMVLEESMRLFPPAWTVERSALGPDTVGGYHVPTGTNVSICIYSIHRDPRFWKEPERFWPERFSEENSKDRPKYAYIPFGGGPRICIGNVFAMTEGILILSMIARKYDLKPVPGHKVELEPLVTLRPKYGMLMDLVST; encoded by the coding sequence ATGTTTACCCTAAATTCCAGTCGTTCCCCTAAAAAGGACGTCCCAAAAATCAAAACTCCCCCCGGCTCGTACGGATTTTTCGCGCTTCGTCATTTGCCGAGAATGCGTAGAGACATCATCGGATTCTTCGAAGATATGAAAAAGAAACACGGAGACGTGGTTCTTTTCGGAATCCGAAGAACTAGAATTTATATGATTCAAAGCCCCGAAGACGTGCGTCACGTTCTTCAGGAGAATAGTTCCAATTATCATAAGAGCGTATTCTACCGCGAACTCAAACGTGTTTTGGGAAAAGGTCTTTTGACTTCCGAAGGCGACTTTTGGAAAAAACAAAGGAGATTGATCCAACCCGCCTTTCACAGACAAAGAATATCAGAATTTACTCATATTATGGCCGACGAGACCCGCAATCTTTTTGAGGAATGGGATTCCAAGGAAAAGAACAAAACTCTTCGAGTCGATCTTTCCGAAGAGATGATGAAACTTACGTTTGCGATCGTGGGAAAAACCCTCTTTCGATCCGACGTAAAAGAATATTCCGAAATCATCGCCAAGAACGTGGAGACTGCGATGGAAGAATTGACCAAACGATTGACGATGGTTTTTCCTCCTCCGGTTCATTGGCCCTTACCCGGAAATCGAAGACTTTTAAAGTCGATCGACGCAATGAACGAGGTCATCTACGAACTCATCGATCAGAGAAGAAAAAATTCTTCCAACGATTTGATCAGTATGTTGTTGGAAATCCAAGACGAGGAAACGGGCGAAAAGATGAGCCTCGAACAAGTGCGAGACGAAGCGATCACACTTTTGCTCGCGGGTCACGAAACGACGGCTAACGCGTTGACTTGGGCGTTTCATCTTTTGTCCAATCATCCCGAAATTTATTCCAAACTCAAAGAGGAAGCGAAGCGCGTTCTCGGGGAAAGAATTCCTACTTTGGAAGACGTAGGTTCGCTCACCTATTCGAGAATGGTTTTGGAAGAATCGATGCGTTTGTTTCCGCCCGCATGGACCGTGGAACGTTCCGCGCTCGGACCCGATACGGTCGGCGGTTATCACGTTCCAACCGGAACCAACGTTTCGATTTGTATCTATTCGATTCACAGAGATCCGAGATTTTGGAAGGAACCGGAAAGGTTTTGGCCGGAAAGATTCTCCGAAGAAAACTCGAAAGATAGACCGAAGTATGCATACATTCCATTCGGAGGCGGCCCCAGAATCTGCATCGGAAACGTATTTGCGATGACCGAAGGAATTTTGATCCTCAGCATGATCGCTCGAAAATACGATTTAAAGCCGGTACCCGGTCATAAGGTCGAATTGGAACCTTTAGTCACATTAAGACCCAAGTACGGAATGCTAATGGATCTGGTTTCCACTTGA
- a CDS encoding SanA/YdcF family protein, whose product MLNLNFLKKSKFYTRAFLILCLILAAPIAIDFSFEELYLHTEKYQNHRSARPAMVAVVPGASVYKNEPSAVLKDRLDCALELYHQGKVKKILLSGDNGSIYYNEVKPMLLYILKNEVNEKDIFVDHAGFRTLDTLVRAKEIFQVKDLIFVSQRVYQPRAAFLAKKIGLKFQAFESDRRIYTSGPFSRFREFFARTLAWVDMNLFKTNPKYLGDPFPIEGSGVKTWKGSVL is encoded by the coding sequence GTGTTGAACCTAAATTTTCTCAAAAAATCGAAATTTTATACCCGAGCTTTTTTAATTCTTTGTCTGATCCTCGCGGCGCCGATCGCGATCGATTTTAGCTTCGAAGAATTGTATCTCCACACCGAAAAATATCAGAATCATCGATCGGCAAGACCGGCCATGGTCGCGGTCGTTCCCGGAGCTTCGGTTTATAAAAACGAACCTTCCGCCGTTTTAAAGGATCGTTTGGATTGCGCTCTGGAATTGTATCATCAAGGCAAGGTAAAGAAAATTCTTCTTTCGGGCGACAACGGTTCGATTTACTACAACGAAGTAAAGCCGATGTTGCTTTATATTCTTAAGAATGAAGTGAACGAAAAAGATATCTTCGTGGACCACGCGGGCTTTCGAACGTTAGACACATTGGTCCGAGCGAAGGAGATTTTTCAAGTCAAGGATTTGATCTTCGTCAGCCAAAGGGTCTATCAACCTCGTGCCGCGTTTTTGGCGAAAAAGATCGGTTTGAAATTTCAGGCTTTCGAATCCGATCGCAGAATTTACACGAGCGGACCTTTCAGCCGATTCCGAGAATTTTTTGCGAGAACCTTGGCTTGGGTCGATATGAATCTTTTTAAAACGAATCCGAAATATTTGGGCGATCCGTTTCCGATCGAAGGAAGCGGTGTGAAAACCTGGAAAGGTTCTGTGCTTTAG
- a CDS encoding RNA polymerase sigma factor, which produces MDQKEFTELIDSTKHIVLSAIKKNLFEEFHDSIDDVVQETYFRAYKSLSANKFRGDSSVSTWLYTIARNESLRMNQKRSRQTALASKLKEKVILDNSIQEKEAASVSFTDFELKDLLAMLPWKYKSVLSLVGEGYKEQQIAEKLSIPEGTVKSRAFRGKQMLKKIFVDK; this is translated from the coding sequence ATGGACCAAAAAGAATTTACCGAATTGATCGATTCGACAAAACACATCGTACTTTCGGCGATAAAAAAGAATTTATTCGAGGAATTTCACGATTCCATCGACGACGTGGTGCAAGAAACGTATTTCCGCGCCTATAAAAGTTTATCCGCGAACAAGTTCCGCGGAGATTCTTCCGTAAGCACTTGGCTTTATACGATCGCAAGAAACGAATCGTTGCGAATGAATCAAAAGAGATCCAGACAAACCGCTCTTGCAAGCAAGTTGAAAGAGAAGGTCATCTTGGACAATTCGATTCAAGAAAAAGAGGCGGCTTCCGTTAGCTTCACCGATTTTGAATTGAAAGATCTTTTAGCTATGCTTCCATGGAAGTACAAATCGGTGCTGAGTCTTGTGGGCGAAGGCTACAAGGAACAACAGATTGCCGAAAAGCTGAGTATTCCCGAAGGGACCGTAAAGTCCAGGGCCTTCCGTGGAAAACAAATGCTAAAGAAAATTTTCGTAGATAAATAA